One part of the Deltaproteobacteria bacterium genome encodes these proteins:
- the dxs gene encoding 1-deoxy-D-xylulose-5-phosphate synthase encodes MLAAIREPADVRRLPRAVLPRLVEELREALIELGATQGGHFAGSLGVVELSVALHAVFDTPRDRLVWDVGHQAYGHKALTGRLGALPRIRRADGPSGFLRRSESPFDAFGAGHAGTSLSAALGIAEALRRRGEPACAVAVIGDGGATAGMAFEALNHAGELARQGAAPALRVVFNDNGMSIAPNVGGLSRSGDVRGYVEALGLAYRGPVDGHELEALLDALAALRAASGPAVLHVRTRKGRGFAPAEADPFAWHATAPFERASGARRAAAAAPPTWTACFADALARVAARDPRVVAITAAMPDGTGLDRFARRFPDRVYDVGIAEQHAVTFAAGLAAEGLRPVCAIYSSFLQRAFDQVAHDVALQELPVTFALDRAGLVGADGPTHHGVLDLAYLRAIPGLVVAAPRDENQLQHLLATAIDSGRPFALRFPRGAACGVALDPDPKPLPIGCGELLRDGADVALVALGRTVPPALAAAEALAAQGISAAVADARFVKPLDEALLADLAERVGVVVTIEDHVLAGGFGSAVLELLAARAPATRVRRLGIDDRVVEHGEQDEQWREVGIDADAIAAAARAALSESARPARRRARR; translated from the coding sequence GTGCTCGCCGCGATCCGCGAGCCCGCGGACGTGCGCCGGCTTCCGCGCGCGGTGCTGCCGCGCCTCGTCGAGGAGCTGCGCGAGGCGCTGATCGAGCTCGGCGCGACCCAGGGCGGGCACTTCGCGGGCAGCCTCGGGGTGGTCGAGCTGAGCGTGGCGCTGCACGCGGTCTTCGACACGCCGCGCGACCGGCTCGTGTGGGACGTGGGCCACCAGGCCTACGGCCACAAGGCCCTGACCGGGCGTCTCGGCGCGCTGCCGCGCATCCGGCGCGCCGACGGCCCGAGCGGCTTCCTGCGCCGCAGCGAGAGCCCCTTCGACGCCTTCGGCGCCGGCCACGCCGGCACCTCGCTGTCGGCCGCGCTCGGCATCGCCGAGGCGCTGCGCCGGCGCGGCGAGCCGGCCTGCGCGGTGGCCGTGATCGGCGACGGCGGCGCTACGGCCGGGATGGCCTTCGAGGCGCTCAACCACGCCGGCGAGCTGGCCCGGCAGGGCGCCGCCCCCGCCCTGCGCGTGGTCTTCAACGACAACGGCATGTCGATCGCGCCGAACGTGGGCGGGCTCTCGCGCAGCGGCGACGTGCGCGGCTACGTCGAGGCGCTGGGGCTCGCGTACCGGGGACCCGTCGATGGCCACGAGCTGGAGGCACTCCTCGACGCGCTGGCGGCGCTGCGGGCCGCATCCGGGCCGGCCGTGCTGCACGTGCGCACCCGCAAGGGCCGCGGCTTCGCGCCGGCCGAGGCGGATCCCTTCGCGTGGCACGCCACCGCCCCCTTCGAGCGCGCGAGCGGGGCGCGGCGCGCGGCCGCGGCCGCGCCTCCCACCTGGACCGCGTGCTTCGCCGACGCGCTCGCCCGGGTGGCGGCGCGCGACCCGCGCGTGGTCGCGATCACCGCGGCCATGCCCGACGGCACCGGCCTCGACCGCTTCGCCCGCCGCTTCCCGGACCGGGTCTACGACGTCGGCATCGCCGAGCAGCACGCCGTCACCTTCGCGGCCGGGCTCGCGGCCGAGGGCCTGCGCCCGGTGTGCGCGATCTACTCGAGCTTCCTCCAGCGCGCCTTCGACCAGGTCGCGCATGACGTGGCGCTCCAGGAGCTGCCCGTCACCTTCGCGCTCGACCGCGCGGGCCTGGTGGGCGCCGACGGCCCGACCCATCACGGGGTCCTCGACCTCGCCTACCTGCGCGCGATCCCGGGCCTGGTGGTGGCGGCCCCGCGCGACGAGAACCAGCTCCAGCACCTGCTCGCGACCGCGATCGACTCGGGCCGGCCCTTCGCGCTGCGCTTCCCGCGCGGCGCGGCCTGCGGCGTCGCGCTCGACCCGGACCCGAAGCCGCTCCCGATCGGCTGCGGCGAGCTCCTGCGCGACGGGGCCGACGTCGCGCTCGTGGCGCTCGGGCGCACCGTCCCCCCCGCCCTCGCGGCCGCGGAGGCCCTGGCGGCGCAGGGCATCTCGGCGGCGGTGGCCGACGCGCGCTTCGTGAAGCCGCTCGACGAGGCCCTCCTCGCCGACCTGGCCGAGCGCGTCGGCGTCGTCGTCACGATCGAGGACCACGTGCTCGCGGGCGGCTTCGGGAGCGCCGTGCTCGAGCTCCTCGCCGCGCGCGCGCCCGCTACCCGCGTGCGGAGGCTCGGCATCGACGACCGGGTGGTGGAGCACGGCGAGCAGGACGAGCAGTGGCGCGAGGTCGGGATCGACGCGGACGCGATCGCGGCGGCCGCGCGCGCCGCGCTCTCCGAGAGCGCGCGCCCCGCGCGGCGCAGGGCCCGGCGGTGA
- the hpnE gene encoding hydroxysqualene dehydroxylase HpnE yields MTGHVLVVGGGLAGLSAALDCVDAGARVTLLEGRPRLGGATWSARRGELEVDNGQHVFLRCCTAYRGFLARLGVEHLVALQPRLAVPVAAPGRGTAWIRSARLPCPAHLAPSLLRFHHLAFPDRLRAARTARRIGALDLADPALDRVRFGDWLRAAGEPQASVDRFWDLLVRPTLNLPAREASLALATKVIQTGFLERADGADVGWALAPLRAVHADPAERALRAAGASVLVRAPVDAIDAGAGRRPAVVSHGTRLEGDAVVLAVPHEEAAALLPPGAKADPEAWRGLGRGPIVNLHVVFDRPVLREPLLAAIDSPLQWIFDRTASSGLARGQYLAVSLSSAEAYLGLSQAALRSRFLPAFEALLPEARGARVLRFFVTAERVATFRQAPGTRARRPAPDVGLPRVFVAGAWTDTGWPATMEGAVRSGHAAARAALAALGAAPAALPAVAAA; encoded by the coding sequence GTGACGGGCCACGTCCTCGTCGTGGGCGGCGGGCTCGCGGGCCTGAGCGCGGCGCTCGACTGCGTCGACGCGGGCGCGCGCGTGACCCTTCTCGAAGGGCGCCCGCGGCTCGGCGGCGCCACCTGGTCGGCCCGGCGCGGCGAGCTCGAGGTGGACAACGGGCAGCACGTCTTCCTGCGCTGCTGCACGGCGTACCGCGGCTTCCTCGCGCGGCTCGGCGTCGAGCACCTGGTCGCGCTCCAGCCGCGCCTCGCCGTCCCGGTGGCGGCGCCCGGGCGCGGGACGGCCTGGATCCGGAGCGCGCGGCTGCCGTGCCCCGCGCACCTCGCCCCGAGCCTGCTGCGCTTCCACCACCTCGCGTTCCCCGACCGGCTGCGCGCGGCCCGCACCGCGCGCCGGATCGGCGCGCTCGACCTCGCCGACCCGGCTCTCGACCGCGTGCGCTTCGGCGACTGGCTGCGCGCGGCGGGCGAGCCGCAGGCCTCCGTCGACCGCTTCTGGGATCTCCTCGTGCGGCCGACCCTGAACCTCCCGGCCCGCGAGGCCTCGCTCGCGCTCGCGACCAAGGTGATCCAGACCGGCTTCCTCGAGCGCGCCGACGGCGCCGACGTGGGCTGGGCGCTGGCGCCCCTGCGCGCCGTCCACGCCGACCCCGCCGAGCGCGCGCTGCGCGCCGCCGGCGCGAGCGTGCTCGTGCGCGCACCGGTCGACGCGATCGACGCCGGCGCCGGGCGCCGACCCGCGGTGGTGTCGCACGGTACCCGCCTCGAGGGGGACGCGGTGGTGCTGGCGGTGCCGCACGAGGAGGCGGCCGCGCTCCTCCCGCCGGGCGCGAAGGCGGACCCGGAGGCCTGGCGCGGGCTCGGGCGCGGGCCGATCGTGAACCTGCACGTGGTCTTCGACCGGCCCGTGCTGCGCGAGCCGCTGCTGGCCGCGATCGACTCGCCGCTCCAGTGGATCTTCGACCGCACGGCGTCCTCCGGGCTCGCGCGCGGCCAGTACCTCGCCGTCTCGCTGTCCTCGGCCGAGGCCTATCTGGGCCTCTCGCAGGCCGCGCTGCGCAGCCGCTTCCTGCCGGCCTTCGAGGCGCTCCTGCCGGAGGCGCGCGGCGCGCGCGTCCTGCGCTTCTTCGTGACCGCCGAACGTGTCGCCACCTTCCGGCAGGCGCCGGGCACGCGCGCCCGGAGGCCCGCGCCCGACGTGGGCCTGCCGCGCGTCTTCGTGGCCGGCGCGTGGACCGACACCGGCTGGCCGGCCACGATGGAAGGCGCGGTGCGCAGCGGCCACGCCGCCGCGCGCGCCGCGCTGGCCGCGCTCGGCGCGGCCCCCGCCGCGCTGCCGGCCGTCGCGGCCGCCTGA
- the hpnC gene encoding squalene synthase HpnC translates to MTTPLFAPDALLARSAHENFPVAPRWLPRALREDLLAIYGFARLADDTGDEAPASAGERLALLDELEADLLRAPAGAARHPLVRRLGPALAAGRLPAAPFRRLLEANRRDQRVARYGSWAELAGYCTLSATPVGELVLHALGAATPDRIALSGDVCTALQLLEHCQDVVEDHGRGRVYLPAEDLARFGVGEADLVRRPAPPALRAAVAFEVERARALLRAAGPLVASLRGSGRWLVAGFAAGGRATADALARAGFDPSAGAPRPRRRDLARHALALVARRRRR, encoded by the coding sequence GTGACCACCCCGCTCTTCGCGCCCGACGCACTCCTCGCCCGCTCGGCCCACGAGAACTTCCCCGTGGCCCCGCGCTGGCTGCCGCGCGCGCTGCGCGAGGACCTGCTCGCGATCTACGGCTTCGCGCGCCTCGCCGACGACACCGGCGACGAGGCTCCCGCGAGCGCCGGCGAGCGCCTGGCGCTGCTCGACGAGCTCGAAGCCGACCTTCTGCGCGCGCCGGCGGGCGCGGCGCGCCATCCGCTCGTGCGGAGGCTCGGGCCGGCGCTCGCCGCCGGGCGCCTGCCCGCCGCGCCCTTCCGGCGCCTGCTCGAGGCCAATCGCCGCGACCAGCGCGTCGCGCGCTACGGGAGCTGGGCCGAGCTCGCCGGCTACTGCACGCTGTCCGCCACCCCGGTCGGTGAGCTCGTGCTGCACGCGCTTGGCGCGGCGACACCGGATCGGATCGCCCTCTCCGGCGACGTCTGCACGGCGCTCCAGCTCCTCGAGCACTGCCAGGACGTGGTCGAGGACCACGGGCGCGGGCGCGTCTACCTGCCGGCCGAGGATCTCGCCCGCTTCGGGGTGGGCGAGGCCGACCTCGTCCGGCGCCCGGCGCCGCCGGCCCTGCGCGCCGCCGTCGCCTTCGAGGTCGAGCGGGCGCGCGCGCTCCTGCGGGCGGCCGGGCCGCTCGTCGCCTCGCTGCGCGGCAGCGGGCGCTGGCTCGTCGCGGGCTTCGCGGCGGGCGGGCGGGCGACGGCCGACGCGCTCGCCCGCGCGGGCTTCGACCCGAGCGCGGGCGCCCCGCGCCCGCGCCGGCGCGATCTCGCCCGCCATGCGCTGGCCCTCGTCGCACGCAGGCGCCGCCGGTGA
- the shc gene encoding squalene--hopene cyclase gives MTASLATPLTTPAERALARGRDRLLALQNEAGWWKAELETNVTIEAEDLLLRQFVGRRDEAILRDTAAWIRRKQDADGGWATFHGGPPDLSATIEAYAALRLAGDPADAAHMQRAAALARELGGIERSRVFTRIWLALFGEWPWERLPALPPEVILLPSWFPLNVYDFASWARQTIVPLCVVASFRPQRALGFGLAELRTGDWQPERLSLRSWGGRFQALDRALHRYEKRPLGPLRRHALALCAEWILRRQEADGCWGGIQPPWVYSILALHLLGYPLDHPALAKGWEALEGFALREPGLRRFEACQSPVWDTALAMVALRDAGVAPEHPAMRRGAEYLLGQEIRVPGDWAVRRPGLAPGGWAFEFENDNYPDIDDTAEVILALRAGGGGRARTEGAVRRALEWTLGMQCKDGGWAAFDADNTQPLCGELPFCDFGEVIDPPSADVTAHVIEMLAEEGRADDPRCRAGRDWLLRAQEPDGSWFGRWGANYVYGTGAAVPALIRTGIAPDDPVIRRAVRWLASRQNPDGGWGEDLRSYVDPAWRGRGRSTASQTAWALLALLAAGERGEAAARGVEWLASTQLENGDWDEPEFTGTGFPGDFYLRYHLYRLHFPVMALGRWVRGGI, from the coding sequence ATGACCGCTTCGCTCGCCACCCCGCTCACGACGCCCGCCGAGCGCGCGCTCGCGCGCGGCCGCGACCGCCTGCTCGCGCTCCAGAACGAGGCCGGCTGGTGGAAGGCCGAGCTCGAGACGAACGTCACGATCGAGGCCGAGGACCTGCTCCTGCGCCAGTTCGTGGGCCGCCGCGACGAGGCGATCCTGCGCGACACCGCCGCGTGGATCCGCCGGAAGCAGGACGCCGACGGCGGCTGGGCGACCTTCCACGGCGGCCCGCCCGACCTCTCGGCCACGATCGAGGCCTACGCCGCCCTGCGGCTCGCGGGCGATCCCGCCGACGCCGCCCACATGCAGCGCGCCGCCGCCCTCGCCCGCGAGCTCGGCGGGATCGAGCGCTCGCGCGTCTTCACCCGGATCTGGCTCGCGCTCTTCGGCGAGTGGCCCTGGGAGCGGCTCCCGGCGCTTCCGCCCGAGGTGATCCTGCTCCCCTCGTGGTTCCCGCTCAACGTCTACGACTTCGCGAGCTGGGCGCGCCAGACGATCGTGCCGCTGTGCGTGGTGGCCTCGTTCCGCCCGCAGCGCGCGCTCGGCTTCGGGCTCGCGGAGCTGCGCACGGGCGACTGGCAGCCCGAGCGGCTGTCGCTGCGGAGCTGGGGCGGGCGCTTCCAGGCGCTCGACCGCGCGCTCCATCGCTACGAGAAGCGCCCGCTCGGCCCGCTGCGCCGCCACGCCCTCGCGCTCTGCGCCGAGTGGATCCTGCGCCGCCAGGAGGCCGACGGCTGCTGGGGCGGGATCCAGCCACCCTGGGTCTACTCGATCCTGGCGCTCCACCTGCTCGGCTACCCGCTCGACCATCCCGCGCTCGCGAAGGGCTGGGAGGCGCTCGAGGGCTTCGCGCTGCGCGAGCCGGGCCTGCGCCGCTTCGAGGCCTGCCAGTCGCCGGTCTGGGACACCGCGCTCGCGATGGTGGCGCTGCGCGACGCCGGGGTGGCACCCGAGCACCCCGCGATGCGGCGGGGCGCCGAGTACCTGCTCGGCCAGGAGATCCGCGTGCCCGGCGACTGGGCCGTGCGCCGGCCCGGGCTCGCGCCCGGCGGCTGGGCCTTCGAGTTCGAGAACGACAACTATCCCGACATCGACGACACCGCCGAGGTGATCCTCGCCCTGCGCGCGGGCGGCGGCGGGCGCGCGCGCACCGAGGGCGCCGTCCGGCGCGCGCTCGAGTGGACGCTCGGGATGCAGTGCAAGGACGGGGGCTGGGCCGCCTTCGACGCCGACAACACCCAGCCCCTGTGCGGCGAGCTGCCCTTCTGCGACTTCGGCGAGGTGATCGACCCGCCGAGCGCCGACGTGACCGCGCACGTGATCGAGATGCTGGCCGAGGAGGGCCGCGCCGACGACCCGCGCTGCCGCGCGGGCCGCGACTGGCTCCTGCGCGCGCAGGAGCCCGACGGCTCCTGGTTCGGGCGCTGGGGCGCGAACTACGTCTACGGCACCGGCGCGGCGGTGCCCGCGCTGATCCGCACCGGCATCGCCCCCGACGATCCCGTGATCCGGCGCGCGGTGCGCTGGCTCGCCTCGCGCCAGAACCCGGACGGCGGCTGGGGCGAGGACCTGCGCTCCTACGTCGACCCCGCCTGGCGCGGGCGCGGGCGGAGCACGGCCTCGCAGACGGCCTGGGCGCTCCTCGCGCTGCTCGCCGCGGGCGAGCGTGGC
- the fni gene encoding type 2 isopentenyl-diphosphate Delta-isomerase, producing MSGNEVSRRKLEHLELCIEADVEARRGTLLDEVELLHEALPELAWTEVDSSVELFGRQLLAPFVISGMTGGAPETRAVNLALAAAAQKHGFGIGVGSQRAMLLDPALAASYRMREVAPDALLLANLGAVQAREAGPERVAELARAIGADAICIHLNVAQELVQDEGDRDFRGLYAVLAELVQELPLPVIVKETGCGLAPRTLARLRAAGVGWVDVAGAGGTSWTRVESLRGSPRQRALGELLRDWGVPTAAALVYAERAGLAAIASGGVRDALDAARALALGARAVGLALPFLRAWAAGGEAAVFEAAAQLAEGLRAVMALTGARRVGELRSGPRVLGPGLARWLALADRSGASGQRCQGVGSPEI from the coding sequence ATGAGTGGGAACGAGGTGAGCCGGCGCAAGCTCGAGCACCTCGAGCTCTGCATCGAGGCCGACGTCGAGGCCCGGCGCGGGACGCTCCTCGACGAGGTCGAGCTCCTGCACGAGGCGCTGCCGGAGCTCGCCTGGACGGAGGTGGACTCCTCCGTCGAGCTCTTCGGGCGCCAGCTCCTCGCGCCCTTCGTGATCAGCGGCATGACCGGCGGCGCGCCGGAGACGCGCGCCGTGAACCTGGCGCTCGCGGCGGCGGCGCAGAAGCACGGCTTCGGGATCGGCGTCGGCTCGCAGCGGGCCATGCTGCTCGATCCCGCGCTCGCGGCGAGCTACCGGATGCGCGAGGTCGCGCCCGACGCGCTGCTGCTCGCGAACCTGGGCGCCGTGCAGGCGCGCGAGGCCGGGCCCGAGCGCGTGGCGGAGCTCGCCCGCGCGATCGGCGCCGACGCGATCTGCATCCACCTGAACGTGGCCCAGGAGCTGGTGCAGGACGAGGGCGACCGCGACTTCCGCGGCCTCTACGCGGTGCTCGCCGAGCTGGTGCAGGAGCTGCCCCTGCCGGTGATCGTGAAGGAGACCGGCTGCGGCCTGGCGCCGCGCACGCTCGCGCGCCTGCGCGCAGCCGGGGTGGGCTGGGTGGACGTCGCGGGCGCCGGCGGCACGAGCTGGACGCGGGTCGAGTCGCTGCGGGGCTCGCCGCGCCAGCGCGCGCTCGGCGAGCTCCTGCGCGACTGGGGCGTGCCCACGGCGGCGGCGCTCGTCTACGCGGAGCGCGCGGGCCTCGCCGCGATCGCGTCGGGCGGCGTGCGCGACGCCCTCGACGCGGCGCGCGCGCTCGCGCTCGGCGCGCGCGCGGTCGGCCTCGCGCTGCCCTTCCTGCGGGCGTGGGCGGCGGGCGGCGAGGCGGCGGTCTTCGAGGCGGCCGCGCAGCTCGCCGAGGGGCTGCGCGCCGTGATGGCCCTGACCGGGGCGCGGCGGGTCGGCGAGCTGCGGAGCGGGCCGCGCGTGCTGGGTCCCGGGCTCGCGCGCTGGCTCGCGCTCGCTGACCGATCGGGGGCTTCCGGTCAGCGATGCCAGGGTGTCGGAAGCCCTGAAATTTGA
- the hpnD gene encoding presqualene diphosphate synthase HpnD — protein MSEPLAPALRDAYAHCARVLRESGSSFAAAFWMLPAPQRRALHAVYAFCRLADDVADDPAVRGDRQRLLERWRAELAAAYRGDATHPVGIALGDAVRRFRLPQEVFADLLCGVESDLRGEPIATWADLERYCYRVASTVGLLLVRILGARNPDSLEYARQMGIAVQLTNVLRDVGEDAAAGRIYLAREDLERLHVPPESLRAGKLDEETRLLLALYAERARIRYEAAARLLPAEDRRALRPAQAMGGIYRALLDELHARGFPCLGPPLRLSKPRRLAIAARAWLGIGARA, from the coding sequence GTGAGCGAGCCGCTCGCCCCCGCGCTGCGCGACGCCTACGCGCACTGCGCGCGGGTCCTGCGCGAGAGCGGCTCGAGCTTCGCAGCGGCGTTCTGGATGCTGCCGGCCCCGCAGCGCCGCGCCCTCCACGCCGTCTACGCCTTCTGCCGGCTCGCCGACGACGTCGCCGACGACCCGGCCGTGCGCGGCGACCGCCAGCGCCTGCTCGAGCGCTGGCGCGCCGAGCTGGCCGCGGCCTACCGCGGCGACGCCACGCACCCGGTCGGGATCGCGCTCGGCGACGCCGTGCGCCGCTTCCGCCTCCCGCAGGAGGTCTTCGCCGACCTCCTGTGCGGCGTCGAGTCGGACCTGCGCGGCGAGCCGATCGCGACCTGGGCGGACCTCGAGCGCTACTGCTACCGGGTGGCCTCGACGGTGGGGCTCCTGCTCGTGCGGATCCTCGGCGCCCGCAACCCGGACTCGCTCGAGTACGCGCGCCAGATGGGGATCGCCGTGCAGCTCACGAACGTGCTGCGCGACGTCGGCGAGGACGCGGCCGCCGGCCGGATCTACCTGGCGCGCGAGGACCTCGAGCGCCTGCACGTGCCGCCCGAGAGCCTGCGCGCGGGCAAGCTCGACGAGGAGACCCGGCTCCTCCTGGCGCTCTACGCCGAGCGCGCGCGGATCCGCTACGAGGCCGCCGCGCGCCTGCTGCCCGCCGAGGACCGCCGCGCCCTGCGCCCGGCCCAAGCGATGGGCGGCATCTACCGGGCGCTCCTCGACGAGCTCCACGCCCGGGGCTTCCCCTGCCTCGGCCCCCCCCTGCGCCTGTCGAAGCCGCGCCGGCTCGCGATCGCGGCGCGCGCGTGGCTCGGGATCGGAGCCCGCGCATGA
- a CDS encoding TetR/AcrR family transcriptional regulator — protein sequence MQPQGQPPGSGGGAPGTSGPEAEANAGGGARGRAGRSGRRAPDAKARTQGRILAAAAALFAARGYEGASISAIAARAGVSRSAVFWHFGDKETLFRETFRRMLVPFAEEVARTLTHADPATRLVELISVYERFVEEQIPAIQAFVRWVIESPALRGSIREPLFALHDHFVRDVRDALAQALGDREPAEALAMGLISMLHGNLLLAMVDGDPHRARLRRAGLRRMVERALGAAAPARRVP from the coding sequence ATGCAGCCGCAGGGGCAGCCGCCGGGCTCGGGCGGGGGGGCGCCGGGCACGAGCGGTCCGGAGGCCGAGGCGAACGCCGGCGGAGGCGCCCGCGGGCGCGCCGGGCGTTCCGGCCGGCGCGCGCCCGACGCCAAGGCGCGCACCCAGGGGCGCATCCTCGCGGCGGCCGCGGCGCTCTTCGCGGCGCGCGGCTACGAGGGCGCCAGCATCTCGGCGATCGCGGCGCGCGCGGGCGTCTCGCGCTCGGCCGTGTTCTGGCACTTCGGCGACAAGGAGACGCTCTTCCGCGAGACCTTCCGGCGCATGCTGGTGCCGTTCGCGGAGGAAGTGGCGCGCACGCTCACGCACGCGGACCCCGCCACCCGGCTCGTCGAGCTGATCTCGGTCTACGAGCGCTTCGTCGAGGAGCAGATCCCGGCGATCCAGGCCTTCGTGCGCTGGGTGATCGAGTCGCCGGCGCTGCGCGGCTCGATCCGCGAGCCGCTCTTCGCGCTCCACGACCACTTCGTGCGCGACGTGCGCGACGCGCTCGCCCAGGCGCTCGGCGACCGCGAGCCCGCCGAGGCGCTCGCGATGGGCCTGATCTCGATGCTGCACGGCAACCTGCTGCTCGCGATGGTCGACGGCGATCCGCATCGCGCGCGCCTGCGCCGGGCGGGCCTGCGCCGGATGGTCGAGCGCGCGCTCGGCGCGGCGGCGCCGGCGCGGCGGGTGCCGTGA